AATTTTGCAGATCTAAATATTGGGGCCTATAGTTACAGAAAAGTTATGTTAGAACTGTTCATAAGAGCAAATGCCACCCAATGGCCATGTTGGACATGTTACCAAAGGCAGCTGGCCAACGGAACACAGCACTTGGCAAGaaaaggctttgtgaattcggccacaGATTCAGTTTTGGATGTTTATTCAAGTAAAGCTGAGATTCACTGGGTTTGTGGCGGTTGACTGAATTAGTAGTCAGAGACGCAAAAAAACTTTTGCTAATAGGATGTATCCCTACATATGAGACCTTCTTCCATTGCTAACACCTGTAGCACACTTCTGATGATGGTGGTTATTGATGGTAGGAGATTTAGGTCACATTTCCAGAATCTATGAGATTCATTATCATTTTATGCACAAAGCAATGGGCGTGAAATAGTTGCTCGCAAAATTCGCTTTTCCATTTTGAAAAAGAACATAATTGATAATTATACCTGCATAGCTAGCTGGCAAAGGGAAATAGTGTGAAGGATAACTTTTGGTAGCACTGTACTAAATTAAATTCTTCAGTTGCTGAGCCCTATAATTTTCTGATATGATTGCAATTGCAACATTTTTAACACATTAGGGGCCACTCACAGGATCAGCTTGCCAGCCCGAGTGCTGCAAAATTTAGAACTCCTGTACTTGCAGTTGTGTCCTTAGTTggcaggcattgtgccccttccaggagcagttgccagcctgctccttgcTTTCCCTTTTctgtcaagtgtatatatgttttcaaatcaaataataaaatgATAATCCTTAAATGATGATGAGCTAGCTTGATGGGAATATATATTTCGTTCAagaataatttttttgttacaCTGAGTGACTGAAGCCTTCTGTCATGATTTCTAGGGGAAATCACACTAATCACTTGCTTTTCACCTTCCATCATACTGGTGACCTTTGCATAGGTATGGCACTTTGCTACTAGTATGTCTACCATGAGTGACTATCTGTGCAACACAACCTCTCCTGTGACATTTCAACATTACATGGAGGCATTGAAACAGTGAAATGCTAGAACTACGGATTAGATTACACACACTCAAGTACTGAGGTGGGCACTAAGAACCCTTCACTTGCATTTACTTACTCTATTTCTACTATATTCCCATTGTCGGCAGTTCTCCCATCGGCAAATCACACCAGGTGAATATCAGCAGCACCAAAGAATGCCACAGTTCAATGCATCACTGATGACCCATTTGGATAAAGCTGTGGTGCTACGTGTGGTGTTATGCACACAGGCTGCATGGCAACCACAACAACTTGGCATGTGCCTATGGAATGCAATGTTGTCACAGGTCAGGCACACATTGCTGACTGTTCTCTGCTCATTTAGCACACAAGTGTACCATCACTGAAGAATGTCGCTGATGGCACTGTGAGGCAGCGCAGAATGCTCAGCATGAAAAGTTCCAGCCTATCACGGCACACTAGTCCTGTTGGTAGCTTTCTGGCTGATTGGTGCTTTTGGACGTATACTGGTGTCTATGCCATATGGTCGCAGGTGGTAAACAAGGTACTCCATGACGTACATCATGTTGGGGCTGACGTAATGGAATGAAATGGCTGTGTCGCTGCAGCAGTCCATGCCCTGCAAAAGATTCGACATGATCAGATTAGGCTAAACAGATGTCCTTCAGACACCAAAGTACAGGGCAGTGTTCTGGGACCTGTCCTTTTTGTAGTCTATACAAATGACAATGTTACATTGATAGATACGTCAGAAGCAATTATACGagtttttgcagatgactgcatgcTTTTTAAAACCATTCTTATCCAGAACAGCCAGCAATGCCTGCAAAATAACTTGCATGCCGTAGTGACAAACCCATCTTCATGCTTATTACAAATAATAAATGTCCTCTTAATCATACGCATTCATTTAACAATTCTCCTCTGATAGAGATCGATGAatacaaatatttaggtgttgctATTACAAATGACATAACATATATATGGTCGAGCCATATTAATAAAACCTGCTCATCTGCATCAAAATAGCTCAGTGatattccactctgtgaaggtggatgaccagcgcagctgtatatacgatgataaactatattgatttaaataaagacacatactaCATGAGTTGTCATTTTCTACCCtctattattttgtcactaaggtgactaCAGCTTTGTGGTCACTATGGTAGATGGCCGTGGGTTCTGGTAATGATGCTTGAGCGGGAATGGGCATGAAGGCAGCAGGAGACGTTGGCACACTCCTGCCGTCTTCGCGATTCTGCTCACGCCGTCATTCTCCTTAGGCACGCTGTCcttcgtaggcatgctgttcttcctcaGTCCGCACAATATGTGGCCTACCCATTACacggccggaacgcaactgagataacaTGCCTATGCTGTGGGTGACATCACCATCCAAAGAGACACACTCATTGGCTATTAAATgcagctggggcacaccggcaatacgcttttgctttgtatcaAGGCTACGCCGTTTTTGGTATAGGCGCTTGGTCTATGCACacagcgatccgctggaaactagcgtgtaacaactccgctgtaaaagcTCAGTTTCTTGCGGCACAAACTAAAAACAGCACCATCAGATATCAAACTATTTGCCTATAATGCTTTAATAAGAGCAAAATTGGAATATGCAAGTGCCGTTTAGGATCCACATCTAAAAATACAAAAAACATTAGAAATCCTGAGACGATGCAACAAAAAACTGTCTTTTTCATTTTCAATGCTTACGAAAGGAGTGAATCACCATCAGCGCTTATGGCCACTAACAATATCCCCCTTTTTCCAATAAAAAAGAGAAATTACTAGGCCGCAGTTTGGTCGCATTAGTCCTGAAACTCAATTTCTAGACAAATTAGACAGACATGCTCACAACCTCGAACCTTATTTATCGTGCACTAAACTtttcatgcattcattttttctcaGACTATTAATGAATAAAATGCATTACCACCTGCAGCATTTTGTGAAAAGCATAGACCTAATATTGAAAATTATGTATCTTTCTGTTCACGACCATATCATACCAACTATGATGGTTGTCAATACCACAATGCATATGAATGTACTTGACTAGTCATGCTTTGGTGTGCTGCACTGACTTTTACCAtgtatataccaggtgtttctgcaAACATTTTAAGCAATCTTTAAGATCACCTGTGGTTATTAACGCGatttagtccttgagctggagcgctcgaagaagcggacattactcgcgtgaaaaatcaaaatgcataatcgactaattagcaaacaaaacagtaattATCTTTGGCTTAATTAATTTATGGTATATATTGCCATTTGCAAGCTGTAGCCAGTCAGTTTTCAAGGCATATCCACTAGGAGCGAATACTAaagatggcaccggtttcgagatatgcccAGTCAAACTTGAGGTAAAAATGCCCTGCTGCTccccttttaaaagaaaatgtcattttatgcattgatgcacaaaagtaactgagacgcctatgtatttcgtcaCCAACTTTGGGTAttatatttcgaaactggtgtcatcctgaaaatttgcTCAAAGTTGATATGCCTGCGAACTctccggctagaattcgtaaattgcaataactGCCTTAAAGTGATtcattaaaaaggtaattagtgatCTTTTGTTAACTAGCCCAATATGTATTTagatttttcgtgcaagtaatgtccgcctgtttgaGAAATCGGCCTGCGAACtctccggctacaattcgtaaattgcaataagtgccTTAAAGTGAttcattaaaaagttaattagtgatatTTTGTTAACTAGCCCAATATGTAtttagatttcttgtgcaagtattgtccacCTGTTTGAGAAATCGAGCTCAAGGATTAGAAATGTGCTATCTGTTACACGTGATTTTTAAAAGTTGGTTAAAATCTTTGCAGACACATCTTGTATATTATTATAGTGTGCTTACTTGCTGAACTATGTTTTTACTACTTATATTTTTTGTATATTATTTGAAGTTATCTTGTCAATTACTTTTGTCATTCCTCCTGCATGGTGCTCAGAGTTCAGATTGCAGCATGTTCTAAGTAAAAAAACAAATACCATTACCACAACAAGCTACAATGCATCCAAATGAGGTATGTTTCTTGAGTACAACTGGCACATTTTTGCAAGGAATTTACGACAGTAttgtgtaaacataaatttgctaCATGTTTCTTTCGGTACATTATTCTGTGGCATTCACCCAACATAATCAACTAGTAGAACAAGACATATTTTTTGGAAACAACGGTCTGACAAAGTGACTTGTGTTCATCAGGCCTGACAAATAGAAATCCTTTGTCAAAACTGTCATCTTCTAAGACATCTTCTGTTTGACCACCTTTCAATCATTTCAAAACTCTATCTCCCTGTGAACATATGTCATGTATGAATTTTATCCATAGATTAACTGTAGGAAGTAAATGTTGACACTGAAACATTgtgttatagaaaaaaaaggcTATTACGTAAGAATAATGCACATTATATGAATTAGTAAAGCAAGCTTAAGTTGAACAGGCATATCCACAAGCCCATTAGCGAGAGAGGCTCAGCACAGCAAGTTCAAATGACGATTTGTTTGGCAACAATCCACAAAGTTATAAATAACAGCTACAAGCAAGGCAAATGCAGAAAAATAGAAGAGATATCGTTCGGTGTGGTAGTGTTTGCACTTTCTCCATGGCAATACTCTAATGAGGACCATTAGAGAGCCGTTGCTCTTGAAGCCCCGTTTCATGCAGATTCCTGAAATCGAAATTATTCACAAATTTCGGCGGTACATTTAACAGTTTCCGATTATGGACCGTGCAAATGGTCGAAAAGCGGCAGGGTACAACAACCTGCGACAAGTAGCTGCATGGACAGCTTTCGTGGGCACGAACCTCCTTGATGGGGTAGTAGGCGTACGACCAGAGCCAGAAGTCCTTGGGCATCTGTCCGGGTATCAAGTGGCTCTCGGGCACCAGCGGGAAGAAGCGGCCCCTGCCTGCCGCGTCCCTCGAGTCACCCGCGGCCACGCCCAACCGCTGCAGGCAGCGCCCCATCTCGACGTCCTCGGCACCGCCGGCGTCGGCGCGGCAGCCGTCCTGCGGCCGCCGGCGGGCGAGCCGGCGCAGCGCCTCGCGGCTGAGCACGTAGCCCGCGCCGCCGCTCATGTAGCCCTGCTTGACGTACGGCTTGAACCGGCATCCGTAGTACACGGCCTGCGAGGCGTTCTTGTCGCGCAGGAAGTATCGCAGGTTCTCCACCACCACGTACGTGTCGTCGTCCGCCTTGAGGAACCAGTCGTGGTCGCGCAGGTGGTGCAGCGCCACGTAGTCGAACGCCGCCTTGGTCTTGGCCCATAGGTGGTTCCGTGACTCCGTCACGTTCAGCGCCACCGCAGGCAGTTGCGAGTCCGCCTGCGAGCTCATGAAGAGCAGCGTGTTGCAGCGGCGGCCCCACGTGGCCTTCACGTGGCGCGCTTTCTTGACGTGGTTGCGCGGCTGCGTCATCACCCAGCACAGCACGCGCACCTGCCACCGCAGCTCCCGCGCCACGCGGTCCTCGTCTGCGAGACAGCGATTACGTGGCCTCAGGGTTAATGCTATAGCAACTCATGCTGTAACAATGTTTACAATTAGTAATTACGCAGCACAGCAATAATACACTGAACGGAAAATTGGTGTTGGCCAAATATAAATTACTTAAAGAAGCAAAATCACGAGCACTTAGGTATCCCTatgtggatgaatgcgaaagaaTTGCGACGGCCTCTTTCGCGTATTCGGCTGGACATCCAAGGGAGCCGGGAGCAGCTACTGACTGAGAATTCGAAGGTTCGTCTATCGGAGCGTACGACAGCgctcaccgaaatcaccgcactagagttactgtatatggtatgtatatgctacctttggtagcatatacagtaactctacaccgcaccgactggcagcgccGCGACGCGCGGCACTATAGACCGGCCACCGGTGTGTCtatgtgaccacgtgacttgtcCGTCCATCGGAGCAACTCCTCTAATTGGCGGAAGCGCACGTGGAGTCGCGTGCCCTTCCACCAATAAAAGCATCACCTGGCGCGCGATCTGCCTCTGTGACCACGCGAATTTTCCGTACCATCTCCAgccacgccgccggattttccgTTTCCTGAGCCATATGTTGCTTTCCCATTAATatttgacacgtacacatgtttatctttcaccggtggccgctttcaacattggctgacaaatgttaaacgttatcgctcggcgcaggacgcgcctgcattggaagcttctcggacgttatcaatgcttctatccgtcgtctgtggtcaccgaagcccatgtaatctgattgtatgagcgacgcgaattgtctagaactttctggaagacacgcgggcatcagggattaatctggaaccttcgatgactcaggtataaaagccgacgcgtttcgccgctgatcagatttcgacgatcgccgactgtgttcgccgctatcgttgtgcttcaagtgtaacttgcttttgtgggcacaggttcgcccaataaagaatcagtttcgtcattcccagttttacgactgtttgcttcaacgtcactactacgtgacatctggtggaggtgcttttaccGGACCTTTACCGGACCTTTTACCGGAGGTGCTTtaccttgtaccggacccccccgtccagccgtgagccaagcccacaccgtctagaagacgtcgacgcctaccccgaccagcgagctagtcgcaggctactgaacctgccaccggagtacgaacccctacctgagaagaccaagaggacaaaagtcatgacctcggcagcagctaccatgacagcccctgtgcaaacatctgcggtcgtgatgcaacaatccagggagccgccgactttccgcggttcgccatgtgaagacgccgaaagctggctggaggcatacgaccgggtcgctacgttcaacaagtgggactgcgacgaaaagctgcgccatgtttacttctctcttgaagatggcgccagaacctggttcgagaatagggaacgttcactaacaacctgggacctcttccgagccgccttcctggacaccttcacgagcgtcgtccgtaaagaaagagctgcagccttgctggaaaaccgtgtacagctcccgaatgagggcatcggtatgtacactgaagaaatgactcgattgttccggcacgccgatccagctatgcccgaagacaagaaagttcgcttgctcatgcggggagttaagcaggagctattcgccggactggtacggaatccaccaacaacagtccaagactttctctcggaggctacgacgatcgagaaagcactggacatgcgcaaccggcaatacaatcgccgttcgacgccacactacgccgaggtccaaggactttccgacgacctacgagacaccatcagggcgatagtacgcgaagagctgcggaagttgctaccgtcgtcgcagcctcaagttgcttccatcgccgatatcgtgcgggaggaaatccagcaatcgctaggacttcccgaatcgccgcaaccccagccggaagcgatgacatacgccgccgtcgcccgtcgtcaaggcccccctccgcgctcgcgccagggccccgtaacgccgcaattccgtcgcccagcgccgccgccgcagccagcacgcccgcccgtcgcccagcgcagctacccgagaaaaacggagatttggcgcgcccccgaccaccgcccgctctgctatcactgcggggaagccggccatgtctaccgccgatgcccataccgcgagatgggcctacgagggttcgccgtcaacgcgccacgtccacagcttggcgagcgaccacgtgacatcgccgactacctcgccggagctcagtggcaaccacgacgaccctcacgctcgccgtcaccaggccgctacatctcgccccatcgccgtcagtacaccggtcccactcggggccgatctcccagtccttacccgggaaactaaaggcagcaaccgatggaggtgcggttgctgtacgacgcaataccgaagatcctccgccgccgacgaagaagattcgcgaatcaccacgacgaggtatcagcacaccgcctggcaagagccctaacgacaacacttcgccgccgaaagaagacctaccgacgcgacgtagcagcagcggagcaagccgacgcagccgtgatccgacgccacgacttaaccgcaacgccagacgacggtctacggacttagacgtgctaatcgatggtcatcacgtcactgctctcgtcgacactggagccgactattccgtcttcagtggcccgttcgccgccaagttgaagaaggtgaagactgcctggcaaggacccgatatccgtacagcgggaggccacctaataacgccggctggaatctgcacagcacgagtcactgtgaacaaccgcacttacccggcgagcttcgtaatcctgcagcactgctccagggatgtcatcctaggcatggactttctaaaccaacacggtgcagtcatcgacttaaggtccaagtcggtaacgctttcaacgcacaacgcgataccaccggatacagacatcagttaccatgccttgaatgtgctagaagaacaagtcaccgttccgcctcgctccagcgtaatgatttccgtcggtaccgaagtgcctgcagacatggagggcgtcatcgagggcgatcatcacttactgctcgaccgtgaaatttgcgtcgctagaggcatagctgagctacgtgcagggaaagcaagggtgatgctcacaaacttcagccccgaatacaagcacatgaacaaaggcaccacggtcgcctacatcgacgaaatagtacaagccagcagtgctttcgccttcacggattccagtgcacctgcaacgacgactatagtacctgaaccaactttcgacgtcaatcagaaccttcccaggcataggaaagaacaactaaaagctctgctcctgcaatacaaggactgcttcgcgtcgtcgtcaaaagttcgacaaacccctgtcgccaagcaccgcatcataacggacgaaaatgtccgcccactccgtcagagcccgtaccgagtttcggcgcgcgaacgcgaggccataaggcaacaagtcgacgaaatgttacgcgacgacatcatccagccgtccaagagtccgtgggcgtcccccgtggtgttagtgaagaagaaggatggaaccctacgtttctgcgtcgattatcgtcgcctcaacaagatcacgaagaaggacgtataccccctcccacggattgacgacgccttggatcgactctacaacgcaaagtatttttcgtcgatggacctcaaaaccggctactggcaaatcgaagtcgacgagagggaccgggagaagactgcctttataacaccagacggactgttcgagttcaaggtcatgccgtttggtctttgctcggcacctgcgactttccaacgcgtcatggatacagtactggcaggcttgaagtggcagacttgcctcgtgtatttggacgacgtcgttgtgtttgcctcaagcttcgaagaacacctgcggcgccttgaaacagttcttcaagctatcaagacctccggactc
This genomic stretch from Dermacentor silvarum isolate Dsil-2018 chromosome 2, BIME_Dsil_1.4, whole genome shotgun sequence harbors:
- the LOC119441364 gene encoding glycoprotein-N-acetylgalactosamine 3-beta-galactosyltransferase 1, whose translation is MEAGRAPGVSVSGSGGAWLPAPRGFLLPLGTGITFGFGCAYLLLSVISLDHPGVAPWLLARRRPIYAPHLSAAGPHADHWEDEEPAAPEVPLAGHGPDDEFHHSDEDRVARELRWQVRVLCWVMTQPRNHVKKARHVKATWGRRCNTLLFMSSQADSQLPAVALNVTESRNHLWAKTKAAFDYVALHHLRDHDWFLKADDDTYVVVENLRYFLRDKNASQAVYYGCRFKPYVKQGYMSGGAGYVLSREALRRLARRRPQDGCRADAGGAEDVEMGRCLQRLGVAAGDSRDAAGRGRFFPLVPESHLIPGQMPKDFWLWSYAYYPIKEGMDCCSDTAISFHYVSPNMMYVMEYLVYHLRPYGIDTSIRPKAPISQKATNRTSVP